Proteins co-encoded in one Opitutus terrae PB90-1 genomic window:
- a CDS encoding NAD(P)/FAD-dependent oxidoreductase, translated as MATDSGELHDVCIVGAGPAGLNAALILGRCRRDVVVIDSGKPRNGASRALHGFLSRDGTPPLELRALGRAELEPYPSVQLRQNTAVVAARRGENRFDLTLADGSTVAARILLLATGRIDLVPEKPGFREYYGLGVFHCPYCDGWEHRDETLVAYSSGETGHDLALDLRVWSRDVVLCTDGPSGLTPAQLRKLALNGVRVIEAPVVGARGGTGGVIASIVFEGHPELSCGAIFFSSDCLQKSPLAEELGCDLDDTGSVRCTGHAATQVPGLYVAGNVRGGVHLAIVAAAEGAEAGMAINNALHEADLK; from the coding sequence GTGGCGACTGACTCAGGCGAGCTACACGACGTGTGCATCGTCGGGGCGGGGCCGGCGGGGTTGAACGCCGCGCTGATCCTGGGCCGATGCCGGCGCGACGTCGTGGTGATCGACTCCGGCAAACCCCGCAACGGGGCTTCGCGCGCGCTGCATGGGTTTCTGTCGCGCGACGGCACGCCGCCGTTGGAGTTGCGCGCACTCGGCCGGGCCGAGCTGGAGCCGTACCCGAGCGTGCAGCTCCGGCAAAACACGGCGGTCGTGGCGGCTCGGCGCGGCGAGAACCGGTTCGACCTCACGCTCGCCGACGGCAGCACGGTTGCCGCGCGGATCCTTTTGCTCGCCACTGGGCGGATCGACCTGGTGCCGGAGAAGCCGGGCTTCCGCGAATACTACGGGCTCGGGGTGTTTCATTGCCCATATTGCGACGGATGGGAACATCGCGACGAGACGCTGGTGGCCTACAGCTCGGGCGAAACGGGCCACGATCTTGCGCTCGATCTGCGGGTGTGGAGCCGTGACGTAGTCCTCTGCACCGACGGCCCCAGCGGACTCACTCCCGCGCAACTGCGGAAGCTGGCGCTGAACGGCGTGCGCGTGATCGAGGCGCCCGTCGTCGGCGCGCGCGGCGGCACCGGCGGCGTGATCGCGAGCATCGTGTTCGAGGGCCATCCGGAGCTGAGCTGCGGCGCGATTTTTTTCTCCAGCGATTGCCTGCAAAAGTCGCCGCTGGCGGAGGAGCTCGGCTGCGATCTGGACGACACGGGATCCGTGCGCTGCACGGGCCACGCCGCCACGCAGGTGCCCGGCCTCTACGTTGCGGGGAACGTGCGCGGTGGCGTGCACCTGGCGATCGTGGCCGCGGCGGAAGGCGCGGAGGCCGGCATGGCGATCAACAACGCCCTGCACGAAGCCGACCTCAAATAG
- a CDS encoding AraC family transcriptional regulator, with the protein MTSVRPATEQDYQERLRRVLLHIDQHRAAPLCLDDLAAVACLSPFHFHRIFRAYVGEPVGRYVQRIRLETAAVQLQTTQRSVTDIALDAGYESAAGFSRAFEERFGMAPTECRKTHQLSLQVRTASLQPSQPNAMIAPEIRERPDTRVAFVRHVGPYAAVGAAWARICGFAAAHQLFGPTTAMIGIGWDDPKLTAEDRIRYDACLTVNEKFVPSREVSVQTIPGGRYAVFLHAGPYHQLITTYDAIFRDWLPRSGEQLREQPAFELYLNSPDRTPPADLRTEIWVPLQ; encoded by the coding sequence ATGACAAGCGTTCGTCCCGCCACCGAGCAAGATTACCAGGAGCGCCTTCGGCGCGTGCTGCTGCACATCGATCAGCATCGCGCTGCACCGCTGTGCCTGGACGATCTCGCCGCCGTCGCGTGTCTGTCGCCGTTTCACTTCCACCGGATTTTTCGCGCGTATGTGGGCGAGCCGGTGGGGCGCTACGTACAGCGCATCCGGCTCGAAACCGCCGCGGTGCAGCTGCAGACCACGCAACGGAGCGTGACCGACATTGCGCTCGATGCGGGTTACGAGAGCGCGGCGGGATTCAGTCGCGCGTTCGAGGAACGTTTCGGCATGGCGCCCACGGAATGCCGCAAGACGCACCAGCTGTCGCTGCAGGTGCGCACGGCGAGCCTGCAACCCAGCCAACCCAACGCCATGATCGCTCCCGAAATTCGCGAGCGGCCCGACACCCGGGTCGCTTTTGTCCGGCATGTGGGTCCTTACGCCGCCGTCGGGGCGGCGTGGGCCAGGATTTGCGGATTTGCGGCCGCGCACCAGCTGTTCGGCCCGACTACCGCCATGATCGGCATCGGCTGGGACGACCCGAAACTCACCGCCGAGGACCGGATCCGCTATGATGCCTGCCTGACGGTGAACGAGAAATTCGTTCCCTCCCGCGAGGTGAGCGTGCAAACGATCCCCGGCGGCCGCTACGCGGTGTTCCTGCACGCCGGACCCTACCACCAGCTCATCACGACCTACGACGCGATCTTCCGCGACTGGCTGCCGCGCAGCGGCGAGCAGTTGCGCGAGCAACCGGCGTTCGAGCTTTACCTCAACTCGCCCGACCGCACGCCGCCGGCGGATCTGCGCACGGAAATCTGGGTGCCGCTGCAGTAG
- a CDS encoding sensor histidine kinase has protein sequence MASLLPTSVLCIGADAAGADLLAVTTRRLADGVAVRSYARLADVPPDAAVDGAGLLALCDPDAATLREALAAKDHAALPRWAVLVLGAMPDTETDGTLAVAREEWAPAVLAHAMRGALALHRCRREHAQLCGDVATFGSRIAHDLRTPLGGVMTTTEMLHEILMESDPDNAALTQPILDSADGLVKLIERMSFLAKAIASREPPQRVDMGVPFWNAFQQLESRLLATHTPLTYPQEWPAVHGHSTWLQVVWRELIANAVQHGSPGAPIEAGWNPVAGGFRFWVQDHGRVAPSLRPVLFMPFHRLNEPGAPRGLGLAIVQRLIAAEGGTCSYEPTRDGESCFTFTLPAASPSDSVSSSTTTLG, from the coding sequence ATGGCTTCCTTGCTTCCCACATCGGTCCTTTGTATCGGCGCCGACGCTGCCGGCGCGGACCTGCTCGCCGTGACGACGCGGCGGCTGGCCGACGGCGTGGCGGTGCGATCGTACGCCCGCCTGGCCGACGTGCCGCCGGACGCGGCGGTGGACGGGGCCGGGCTGCTGGCGTTGTGCGATCCCGATGCCGCGACGCTGCGGGAAGCACTGGCCGCGAAAGACCACGCCGCGCTGCCGCGCTGGGCGGTGCTGGTGCTCGGCGCGATGCCGGACACCGAGACGGACGGCACTTTGGCCGTGGCGCGGGAAGAGTGGGCGCCCGCCGTGCTCGCGCACGCCATGCGCGGCGCGCTCGCGTTGCACCGCTGCCGGCGCGAACACGCGCAGCTCTGCGGCGACGTGGCCACGTTTGGCAGCCGGATCGCGCACGATCTCCGCACGCCGCTCGGCGGCGTGATGACGACCACGGAGATGCTGCACGAGATCCTGATGGAATCGGATCCCGACAACGCCGCGCTCACCCAGCCGATTCTGGATTCCGCCGACGGGCTGGTGAAACTGATCGAGCGGATGAGCTTTCTCGCCAAGGCGATCGCCTCCCGCGAACCGCCGCAGCGCGTCGACATGGGCGTGCCGTTCTGGAACGCGTTCCAGCAGTTGGAAAGCCGGTTGCTCGCCACCCACACCCCGCTGACCTATCCGCAGGAATGGCCGGCCGTGCACGGTCACTCGACGTGGCTGCAGGTCGTCTGGCGCGAGTTGATCGCGAATGCCGTCCAGCACGGCAGCCCCGGCGCGCCGATCGAAGCCGGTTGGAATCCGGTCGCAGGGGGTTTTCGCTTCTGGGTGCAGGATCACGGACGGGTGGCACCCAGCCTGCGGCCCGTACTCTTCATGCCTTTCCATCGGCTGAATGAACCTGGCGCGCCGCGCGGGCTGGGTCTTGCCATCGTGCAACGCTTGATCGCCGCCGAGGGCGGGACCTGCAGTTACGAACCGACGCGCGACGGCGAGTCGTGCTTCACCTTCACTCTTCCGGCAGCTTCACCTTCCGATTCCGTCTCTTCGTCTACAACCACCCTGGGCTGA
- a CDS encoding cysteine hydrolase family protein, with amino-acid sequence MDAIIIVDLQQDLPVPPELVRRIEARSREFPRRVFTKFINEPGSLFRTKLGRNSCLPGTPGAELTLPTTDADLVLEKPGYGLGPMQIAQIRAAGIQKALVCGVDTDACVLGVVFSLFDAGIDCEVDRELCWSSSGLHEAALKIVQEQFGTG; translated from the coding sequence ATGGACGCCATTATCATCGTTGACCTGCAGCAGGATCTGCCGGTGCCGCCCGAGCTCGTGCGCCGTATCGAGGCGCGTTCCCGCGAGTTTCCGCGGCGGGTCTTCACCAAGTTCATCAACGAGCCCGGTTCGCTTTTCCGCACCAAGCTCGGTCGCAACTCGTGCCTGCCGGGTACCCCCGGCGCCGAGCTCACGCTGCCGACCACCGACGCGGACCTCGTGCTGGAGAAGCCAGGCTACGGACTCGGGCCGATGCAGATCGCGCAGATCCGGGCGGCGGGCATTCAAAAAGCATTGGTCTGCGGCGTGGACACCGACGCCTGCGTGCTGGGCGTGGTCTTCTCGCTGTTCGACGCCGGGATTGATTGCGAAGTCGATCGCGAACTCTGCTGGAGTTCCAGCGGGTTGCACGAGGCCGCGTTGAAGATCGTCCAGGAGCAATTCGGCACCGGTTGA
- a CDS encoding TonB-dependent receptor, with product MPRPPLFRRFAAAALLTASAMAGSLAFAGAAESEPVALSPLFVTANRTAEAAELMPFSNETFTSEAVRGSPNVTVDGLLREMPGFSLFRRSDSLVANPSTQGVSLRGLGPSGASRSLILLDGVPLIDPFGGWVLWSKVPRESLARIEIVPGAGGTAWGNAALGGVIQLFTEPAVGSRQRFAARAGSYQTLDLEAQFTEPVGAGTLQLLGRMLSTDGYETVAEEQRGPIDVPASSRARWATMRWRQPVGDGVTATLTVRRFAESRGNGTPYTRNTSDETFASLALAGQPSTRFQWNATAYGQQQDFTSTFSAVNATRTAETPASHQFAVPADTVGLAWVGEWAHDSAARWNDRGDELGGANRGRGTGVPPVGLAQAGMSRGTGVPPVGFAGTNSPDHGAAAAGASEVGARGGRASDEARTVFGFDFRDVRGETREDSAYVDGAFTRRRFAGGRQSMAGAFVLHRRALAPDVRASLGLRADGWLETDGHRRDFLRGEPAGDVAFGRRDGLELSPSAGVAWTPKSNLMGYSFMPPHLGESNPLGYSLAGRGTRAVRLHASVQQAFRRPTLNELYRAFRVGNVITDGNPALRTENVTSGEIGATVTAGRALPTAPRSTDRRDQEIPPVNRGRLTLGVTGFWNELRDSVANVTIASGPVTLPGIGFVPAGGEARRKHNLDRTRVRGVTLEAAWTFTDALRFEAEYLFNDARVTRAGVAPWLIGRRLAQVPEQSATAGVSWRRGRWTLSPRVRWMGQQFEDDNNRLPLAAATVIDVAVSATLSRSAEVFASAENLFDHRVETGRAASGLVSVGTPRLLLVGFRVWR from the coding sequence ATGCCTCGACCACCCCTTTTTCGCCGTTTCGCGGCCGCCGCCCTGCTCACGGCCAGCGCGATGGCGGGCAGTTTGGCGTTTGCCGGGGCGGCCGAATCTGAGCCGGTGGCGTTGTCGCCGCTGTTCGTCACCGCGAACCGCACCGCGGAAGCCGCGGAGCTCATGCCGTTTTCGAACGAGACGTTCACCAGCGAGGCGGTGCGCGGCTCTCCGAATGTGACGGTCGACGGACTGCTGCGCGAGATGCCGGGATTCAGCCTGTTTCGCCGCAGCGACAGTCTGGTGGCGAATCCCAGCACGCAAGGCGTGTCGCTGCGCGGACTGGGACCCAGCGGCGCGAGCCGGTCGTTGATTCTGCTCGATGGCGTGCCGCTGATCGATCCGTTCGGCGGCTGGGTGCTGTGGAGCAAGGTGCCGCGCGAGTCGCTTGCGCGGATCGAAATCGTTCCTGGCGCTGGCGGCACGGCGTGGGGCAACGCTGCGTTGGGCGGGGTGATCCAGTTGTTCACGGAGCCGGCGGTCGGTTCGCGGCAGCGGTTCGCTGCGCGCGCGGGCAGCTACCAAACGCTGGATCTCGAGGCGCAGTTCACCGAACCGGTCGGTGCGGGCACGCTGCAGCTGCTCGGCCGGATGCTCTCGACCGATGGCTACGAAACGGTGGCTGAAGAACAGCGCGGCCCGATCGACGTGCCGGCGAGCAGCCGCGCGCGCTGGGCGACGATGCGCTGGCGCCAGCCAGTGGGCGACGGCGTGACCGCCACGCTCACCGTGCGGCGGTTTGCCGAGAGCCGCGGCAACGGCACGCCTTACACGCGCAACACGTCGGACGAGACGTTCGCGTCGCTCGCGCTGGCGGGTCAGCCGAGCACGCGGTTTCAGTGGAACGCGACCGCGTATGGGCAGCAGCAGGATTTCACGAGCACGTTCAGCGCGGTGAATGCCACGCGCACAGCGGAAACGCCGGCGAGTCACCAGTTCGCCGTGCCGGCGGACACCGTGGGGCTCGCGTGGGTGGGCGAATGGGCGCACGACTCGGCGGCGCGATGGAACGACCGTGGCGACGAACTCGGCGGGGCGAATCGCGGACGTGGCACGGGCGTCCCGCCCGTAGGATTGGCGCAAGCGGGCATGAGCCGTGGCACGGGCGTCCCGCCCGTGGGGTTCGCGGGAACGAATTCGCCGGACCACGGCGCCGCCGCGGCGGGTGCCAGCGAAGTCGGTGCACGCGGCGGACGCGCCAGCGACGAGGCCCGCACGGTGTTCGGTTTTGATTTCCGCGATGTGCGCGGCGAAACGCGCGAAGACTCCGCGTATGTCGACGGCGCCTTTACGCGGCGGCGGTTTGCGGGCGGCCGGCAATCGATGGCGGGCGCGTTCGTGCTGCATCGCCGCGCGCTCGCTCCGGACGTGCGCGCCTCACTCGGGCTGCGCGCCGACGGCTGGCTCGAGACTGACGGGCATCGCCGGGATTTCTTGCGTGGCGAGCCGGCCGGCGACGTGGCCTTCGGCCGCCGCGACGGCCTCGAGCTGAGTCCCAGCGCCGGCGTGGCCTGGACGCCAAAGAGTAACCTAATGGGTTACTCTTTTATGCCACCGCACCTGGGAGAAAGTAACCCATTAGGTTACTCTTTGGCGGGGCGGGGGACGCGGGCGGTGCGGCTGCATGCGAGCGTGCAACAGGCGTTTCGCCGGCCGACGTTGAACGAGCTCTATCGCGCGTTTCGCGTAGGCAACGTGATCACCGACGGGAATCCCGCGCTGAGGACCGAGAACGTGACGAGCGGCGAAATCGGCGCGACGGTGACGGCAGGGCGCGCTCTCCCGACCGCGCCGCGATCGACGGACCGGCGGGACCAGGAGATTCCGCCCGTCAATCGAGGCAGGCTCACACTCGGCGTGACCGGATTCTGGAACGAGCTGCGCGATTCCGTCGCCAACGTCACGATCGCGAGCGGTCCGGTCACGCTGCCGGGCATCGGCTTTGTGCCGGCGGGCGGCGAGGCGCGGCGGAAACACAATCTCGACCGCACGCGGGTGCGTGGCGTGACGCTTGAAGCGGCATGGACGTTCACTGACGCGCTGCGTTTCGAGGCTGAGTATCTTTTCAACGATGCGCGCGTGACGCGCGCCGGCGTCGCGCCATGGCTGATCGGTCGCCGGCTCGCGCAAGTGCCGGAGCAAAGCGCGACCGCGGGCGTGAGCTGGCGGCGCGGGCGGTGGACGCTGTCGCCGCGGGTGCGCTGGATGGGGCAGCAGTTCGAGGACGACAACAATCGCCTGCCGCTTGCGGCGGCGACGGTGATCGACGTGGCGGTAAGCGCAACGTTGAGCCGCAGCGCCGAGGTGTTTGCTTCGGCCGAGAATCTTTTCGATCACCGGGTGGAGACGGGCCGGGCGGCGAGCGGGCTGGTCAGCGTGGGCACCCCGCGGCTGCTGCTGGTGGGCTTCCGGGTCTGGCGCTGA
- a CDS encoding PAS domain S-box protein — translation MADASDKTAGQSGPTCAADPFRGGGEAGAILRAIDWPSKPIGPVDTWPQSLRTALSLCLASRHPICIIWGPDRLYFYNDAYAPILGEKHPWALGESYITVWPEIWESSIRPILEQVEQTGEASWCDDLLLVLRRHGFNEECYFAFSFAPTRVEDGSVGGVFTAITETTLQVVGERRLHTLRDLGARAPDARSAEEACRIAADVLAQNRYDVPFALFYAIDETGQAAKLVPGPGIEPGARGTPARVALDQEDPEDFWHFGEVIRSGKPRVHSQLPEDLGPLPKGPWPERPHTAVVLPIARPGESVPYGLLVCGASARRPLDPDYQSFFSLIASQVATAVANALAFAEQRRRAESLAALDRAKIDFFSNVSHEFRTPLTLILGPLEELLSEPARSALPADAREQLKVVHRNSLRLLKLVNMLLDFSRLEAGRIDAHFEPVDLPEFTADLVAVFRSAIEKAGLRLQVDCPPAPFPALVDREMWEKIVFNLLSNAFKFTRHGEIEVSLHCLGPTFELRVRDTGLGIPPESQSEVFKRFHRLKHAHSRTHEGTGIGLSLVQELVRLHGGTVSLTSEVNVGTIVSVTIPVHRPAGTPANPGAPRSASGVEPRAFVEESLRWIQPTDAVMKAPAVPRADRPPLARVLLADDNADMRDYVMRLLREHYDIAAVADGQAALALVRHWKPDLVLADIMMPGLDGFELLQALRESPATQQLPVILLSARAGEESRSEGLEAGADDYLIKPFSARELLARVQSQLHLAELRRKAEAKVTASEARLAQLVAMLPAGIYTVDAEGRITFYNPRAAEIWQARPTLHAPYAEFAAQFKIIGEDGREVAMETRPMPTVLREGRNLVTNEIELERPDGSRFFANFSISPTFGPDGQISGAIAVFQDVTAERQARVALRATEERYRAVFQQASIGIMECDLEGRILRCNPALARLVGYAEAELCGMNWRDLCPPEEVGENERVAQRLLRGDRPSFTGERRYRRKDGSVGWIDIFATSIFDDSGRPTYGLAMLVDITERKRAEAELRETEERFRVAADNAPVLLWIADTDKQRTWFNQPWLEFVGRTLEQEVGLGWLDNVHPEDRDHVLEVFDTAFERRGPFRLEYRIRRHDGEYRWMLVHGVPRQQDEEFVGYIGSCVDITDRRLAEEAIHASRNAERAHRVELERARDEAVAASRAKDDFLAALSHELRTPLSPVLLLASDAAADPQLPPSVRADFETIRKSVELEARLIDDLLDLTRIVRDKISLDLREVDAPVALRDALINVRAEFEAKRIGLVLDLSPEPQFVRADPVRLQQVIWNVLKNAVKFTPAGGRVTITSRIDHERRRLVLAVADTGIGMTAGEIERAFEAFAQGDHAGSGGSHRFGGLGLGLAISRRVVELHGGSITAQSPGRGRGAVFRIELPLLAGPAGATAGDPPVAWELPTDRTTAAATGGSRRRVLLVEDHAPTRSALESLLVRRGFSVTAAASATEARALAASEHFDLLISDIGLPDGSGYDLMAEFRERYGLVGIALTGYGMEEDVMRSRRAGFKMHLTKPVRIQHLDQALATLQAAKEGE, via the coding sequence ATGGCGGACGCGAGCGACAAGACGGCCGGGCAATCCGGGCCCACCTGCGCCGCCGATCCGTTTCGCGGCGGTGGGGAAGCGGGCGCGATCCTGCGGGCGATCGATTGGCCCAGCAAACCGATCGGCCCGGTCGACACCTGGCCGCAGAGCCTGCGCACCGCGTTGAGCCTGTGCCTGGCTTCGCGCCATCCGATCTGTATCATCTGGGGACCCGACCGGCTGTATTTCTACAACGACGCCTACGCGCCGATTCTCGGCGAGAAGCATCCCTGGGCGCTCGGCGAAAGCTATATTACCGTCTGGCCGGAAATCTGGGAGAGCTCAATCCGACCGATTCTCGAGCAGGTCGAACAGACCGGCGAAGCCTCCTGGTGCGACGACCTGCTGCTCGTGCTGCGCCGCCACGGTTTCAACGAGGAGTGCTATTTTGCGTTCTCGTTCGCGCCGACGCGCGTCGAGGACGGCAGCGTCGGCGGCGTGTTCACCGCCATCACGGAAACCACGCTGCAGGTGGTCGGCGAGCGGCGACTGCACACCTTGCGCGATCTGGGCGCGCGCGCCCCGGACGCGCGATCGGCGGAGGAAGCCTGCCGGATCGCGGCCGACGTCTTGGCGCAGAATCGCTACGACGTGCCGTTCGCGCTGTTCTACGCGATCGACGAAACCGGCCAGGCGGCAAAACTCGTGCCCGGGCCCGGCATTGAGCCCGGCGCGCGGGGCACGCCCGCGCGGGTGGCGCTCGATCAGGAAGACCCCGAAGACTTTTGGCATTTCGGTGAGGTGATCCGCTCCGGCAAGCCGCGCGTGCATTCGCAGCTGCCGGAGGATCTCGGGCCCCTGCCGAAGGGGCCCTGGCCGGAACGCCCGCACACGGCCGTCGTACTGCCGATCGCCCGGCCGGGAGAATCGGTGCCGTACGGCCTGCTGGTCTGCGGCGCGAGCGCGCGGCGGCCACTCGATCCGGATTACCAGAGTTTCTTCTCACTGATCGCGAGCCAGGTCGCCACCGCCGTGGCCAACGCCCTCGCGTTCGCCGAACAGCGGCGCCGCGCCGAATCCCTCGCCGCGCTGGATCGCGCGAAAATCGATTTCTTCAGCAATGTCAGCCACGAGTTCCGGACACCGCTAACGCTGATCCTCGGACCGCTCGAGGAATTGTTGAGTGAACCCGCGCGGTCCGCGTTGCCCGCCGATGCCCGCGAGCAGTTGAAGGTCGTTCACCGCAACAGCCTGCGGCTGCTGAAACTGGTGAACATGCTGCTGGATTTCTCGCGGCTAGAAGCCGGACGGATCGACGCGCATTTCGAGCCGGTCGACCTGCCGGAGTTCACCGCCGATCTCGTCGCGGTCTTCCGCTCCGCGATCGAAAAGGCCGGGCTCCGGCTGCAGGTGGACTGCCCTCCCGCGCCGTTCCCGGCCCTGGTCGACCGCGAGATGTGGGAGAAGATCGTGTTCAATCTCCTCTCGAACGCCTTCAAGTTCACCCGGCACGGCGAGATCGAGGTGTCGCTGCACTGCCTCGGCCCGACGTTCGAGCTGCGCGTGCGCGACACCGGGCTGGGCATCCCGCCCGAGAGTCAGAGCGAGGTCTTCAAGCGCTTTCACCGGCTCAAGCACGCCCACAGTCGCACGCACGAGGGCACCGGCATTGGTTTGTCGCTGGTGCAGGAGCTGGTCCGGCTTCACGGCGGCACGGTGTCGCTCACCAGCGAGGTCAACGTTGGCACGATCGTGAGCGTCACGATCCCGGTGCACCGGCCAGCCGGCACGCCCGCCAACCCGGGCGCACCGCGCAGCGCCTCCGGTGTCGAACCGCGGGCTTTCGTGGAGGAATCGCTGCGATGGATCCAACCCACGGACGCGGTCATGAAGGCGCCAGCCGTTCCGCGCGCCGACCGCCCGCCGCTCGCCCGCGTGCTCCTGGCCGACGACAACGCCGACATGCGCGACTACGTCATGCGGCTGCTGCGCGAGCATTACGACATCGCCGCCGTGGCCGATGGCCAGGCCGCCCTCGCGCTGGTCCGCCATTGGAAACCCGATCTCGTGCTGGCGGACATCATGATGCCGGGGTTGGACGGCTTCGAGTTGCTGCAGGCGTTGCGCGAATCGCCGGCGACACAGCAACTGCCGGTGATCCTGCTCTCCGCGCGGGCCGGCGAGGAATCCCGTAGTGAAGGGCTCGAGGCCGGCGCGGATGATTATCTCATCAAGCCTTTCAGCGCGCGCGAACTGCTCGCGCGGGTGCAATCGCAGCTGCACCTCGCGGAGTTGCGGCGCAAGGCCGAAGCGAAAGTCACGGCCAGCGAGGCCCGGCTGGCGCAGCTCGTCGCCATGCTCCCCGCCGGCATCTACACGGTCGATGCCGAGGGCCGGATCACGTTCTACAATCCGCGCGCCGCCGAGATCTGGCAGGCGCGGCCGACCCTCCACGCGCCCTACGCCGAGTTCGCCGCCCAGTTCAAGATCATCGGCGAGGACGGTCGCGAAGTGGCGATGGAGACGCGGCCCATGCCCACCGTGCTGCGCGAGGGCCGCAATCTGGTGACCAACGAAATCGAGCTGGAGCGGCCGGACGGCTCGCGGTTCTTCGCCAACTTCAGCATTTCGCCGACGTTCGGGCCGGACGGCCAGATCAGCGGAGCGATCGCGGTGTTCCAGGACGTCACGGCCGAGCGGCAGGCGAGGGTGGCGTTGCGCGCAACGGAGGAGCGATATCGCGCGGTGTTTCAGCAGGCATCGATCGGCATCATGGAGTGCGACCTCGAAGGCCGCATCCTGCGCTGCAATCCCGCGCTGGCGCGGCTGGTCGGCTACGCCGAGGCCGAGCTGTGCGGAATGAACTGGCGCGACCTGTGTCCGCCGGAAGAGGTGGGCGAAAACGAGCGCGTCGCCCAGCGGTTGTTGCGCGGCGACCGGCCGTCGTTCACCGGCGAGCGCCGCTACCGGCGCAAGGACGGCTCCGTCGGCTGGATCGATATCTTCGCCACCAGCATCTTCGACGACAGCGGCCGGCCCACCTACGGACTCGCCATGCTCGTCGACATCACCGAGCGCAAACGCGCCGAGGCGGAATTGCGCGAGACCGAGGAGCGCTTCCGCGTCGCCGCGGACAACGCGCCCGTGCTGCTGTGGATCGCCGACACCGACAAGCAGCGCACCTGGTTCAACCAGCCCTGGCTCGAATTCGTCGGCCGGACGCTGGAGCAGGAGGTGGGCCTGGGTTGGCTCGACAACGTGCACCCCGAAGATCGGGACCATGTGCTGGAGGTGTTCGACACCGCCTTCGAGCGGCGCGGGCCCTTCCGCCTCGAGTATCGAATCCGCCGGCACGACGGCGAGTACCGCTGGATGCTCGTGCACGGCGTGCCGCGTCAGCAGGACGAGGAGTTTGTCGGCTACATTGGATCGTGCGTCGACATCACCGATCGCCGGCTGGCGGAGGAGGCGATCCACGCGAGCCGCAACGCCGAACGCGCCCACCGCGTCGAGTTGGAGCGCGCCCGCGACGAGGCGGTCGCCGCTTCGCGCGCCAAGGACGATTTCCTCGCGGCGCTGTCCCACGAGTTGCGCACGCCGCTCAGCCCCGTGCTGCTGCTCGCCAGCGACGCCGCCGCCGATCCCCAGCTGCCCCCGTCGGTCCGGGCGGATTTCGAAACCATCCGCAAGAGCGTGGAATTGGAGGCGCGGCTGATCGACGACCTGCTCGATCTGACGCGCATCGTGCGGGACAAGATCTCGCTCGATTTGCGCGAGGTCGACGCGCCGGTGGCGCTGCGCGACGCACTCATCAACGTGCGCGCGGAGTTCGAGGCGAAACGAATCGGACTGGTGCTCGATCTTTCACCCGAACCTCAATTCGTACGCGCTGATCCGGTGCGGCTGCAGCAGGTGATTTGGAACGTGCTGAAGAACGCGGTGAAGTTCACGCCGGCCGGCGGCCGCGTCACCATTACGAGCCGGATCGATCATGAGCGGCGCCGCCTGGTGCTGGCCGTGGCCGACACCGGCATCGGCATGACGGCCGGCGAGATCGAGCGCGCGTTCGAAGCGTTTGCCCAAGGCGACCACGCCGGCAGCGGCGGCTCGCACCGATTCGGCGGCCTCGGCCTGGGCCTGGCGATTTCGCGCCGCGTGGTCGAGCTCCATGGCGGCAGCATCACGGCGCAGAGCCCGGGCCGTGGCCGCGGAGCGGTGTTCCGGATTGAGCTGCCCCTGCTGGCGGGTCCAGCCGGCGCCACCGCTGGCGACCCGCCCGTTGCCTGGGAACTGCCGACGGACCGCACCACCGCCGCCGCCACCGGCGGCTCACGCCGTCGCGTGCTGCTGGTGGAGGATCACGCGCCCACCCGCAGTGCGTTGGAAAGTCTGCTCGTGCGCCGCGGATTCAGTGTCACCGCGGCCGCCTCGGCCACCGAGGCTCGCGCGCTCGCCGCGTCGGAGCATTTCGATCTGTTGATCTCCGACATCGGGCTGCCCGACGGCAGCGGCTATGACCTCATGGCGGAATTTCGCGAGCGCTACGGGCTCGTCGGCATCGCGCTCACCGGCTACGGCATGGAGGAGGATGTCATGCGCAGCCGGCGGGCAGGGTTCAAGATGCACCTCACGAAACCCGTCCGTATCCAACACCTGGACCAGGCGCTCGCCACGCTGCAGGCTGCGAAGGAGGGCGAATGA